The Camelus dromedarius isolate mCamDro1 chromosome 23, mCamDro1.pat, whole genome shotgun sequence nucleotide sequence ACCTCTGCTTTTAGCTTTACAGAAACGGGTACAATGAATATTGTGTTTTACACTGTGCAGCCTCACTGTCAGAACTGCCAGCTGGGGCCTGTACTTGCCATTTATAAGTACAAGCTTAGAAGACCAGGAATGATGCCTACAAAGAAAACCAGAGACACACGTCAGAGCCGGGAAGGCCTCAGAGACTTTCCAGATCAACATCCTCCAAATAAAGGCATGGAGGTCCAGAGATGTCAGGTGGCCCAGGGGTGTGCCTGGCAGGTGGGCGGCAGGTTTGGCTCTGGAACCCACACCTGTGCCTCCCTGGCCAGTGCTCTTTCCTCTGAACCAAGCTGCCTCTTGGTAAACCATCCTCCTGCCATCCCTGGCCTCCAGTGATCTAGTTGGCCTTCAGTTCCCCAGTTCTCCTTGGAGGGTTAGAACCACTATCCCACAGCTACAGTAAATAACCTGccttaccatttaaaaaaaggaaaaaaaggagttgCCCTAGCACCCCAAGGTTAAGTCAGGGATAGCACCAGGATTAGAACTCAGGCCTCTGGGGTCCCAGGACCAGCTCTCCCCAGCCCCATCACTTCTACACCACGATGCTTCTCTCTAATACAGActgctccttcccccttcctcgtGCCTTTCCACCTTTTCCCACGCCCATTGTGTGCCCTTCCCAAGGTAGACAGTTGGCATTGCCAACCCATCAGCCAAGATCTCATGCCTTGATCTGGTAAAATATCTGGGTCACCTTGACTCAGAACCTCATCTTATTTCCTGTTAAgactaagattaaaaaaatgatgcattcAGTTGGGTCAGGAGTCCGTGCGAGGGTGAAGGAAGCTAGGAAATCAGAGCAGCCGaggtaaaggaggaaagagaaagaaagatcccAGTAAGTGCATGTGAATCCACCCATTAATCAGCTCAGGGCTGCTAACCACTTAGCACATccttggctgctggagaaaacactCTTTAGGagtcaggagggagaggagacggAGAAAACCCTTCTCATGGTGTCTGTGCCCAGGCTTCTTCTAGGCTCAGCTGTCCTGCCGCCACGTCTTCCCAGTGGCAAGAGCAGCGCCGGCGCCCGCCCCAGACggcccagcagcagcaggtgaAGCAGCCCTGTCAGCCACCCCCTGTCAAATGTCAGGAGACATGTGCACCCCAAACCAAGAACCCGTGTGCTCCCAAGGCCAAGAAGCAATGCCCACCCAAGGGCGCAGCCATCCCAGCCCAGCCGAAGTGTCCCTCAGCCCAGCAGGCCCCCAAGAGTAAACAGAAGTAAGGATGGACTGAGATACCACAGGCCCACCATCCGGGCTACCAGATgtagctcctcctcctcctgcttctcctcccccagccccaggatttgccctcctctcctgcctcctcctgcccaaCGAAGCACTGTCAGGATTTCCTCCCACTGAGCCCCTCATCACATGCACCCCCTTGTGCCCTGTCTTCTTCTCTGTCCCACTCTGATGCTCTCCTGGGTGGACATGAGCGAGGCCTCATCCTCGCCAGCCTCCCCTTTGGTCACAGCTAGGATTCCCTCCCCGAGCTTCTTTCCTGTGTCCTCCCCTAATGAATCTGTGCTTCACATCATTGTCTGTGTCCTGGCCCCAGTCTGGGATGCATTCATTGGTTCTGAGGGGATGTTTGGGGGAGCGGGTTTGCGAGTACACACATGCCCAGGAGTCATCCCCAGGGACTTCACTGGTCTCCAGCAATTAATGATGGGGGTTGTCAGACCCTGACATCTTGGgtaaaggaggggagagaaagcctGACTAGCTGACAAGAGTCTGGAAGCCTCCTGCCAGCTAACTGTGTCTAAGGAAGGATGAAGTGTGGAAAAGTTGAGCTCCTACCACTAGAAATCCCTAGCCTACTTGCTGGATGCGATTTTGCCTATTGGAAGTTGTCATACtgaaaaagcagacaaaacatACATAAATGACGTGCGAGTGCTACAAAGCACTTCTGCAAACATGTACAAATggaattttcatgtatttattatttattcattaactcacactcactcactcacttatCACTCACCCATAATATTTAGCAAATAAATGGTGATGGGTCAAACGGACATTCTCACAGAACCAGTACATGTTAACCCACGTTATGCATTCACAAAAATAGTCCCTGATAAATTGTAGATCTGAATTTGAAAGTTAGAAAATACatgattttagaagaaaacaccaAACCTTGGAGTAAGCAAAGATTTCCTAAACAGCACAAAAGTGTCAcctataaaaaaaagttaataaattggGTTACATTAAAACTAAGGACTTCAATTCACCCAAGGAGACTattaaaagacacagactgggaaaattttatacacatatatacacatacatacacatatatttaatagataaagcattatattcagaatatataaaggactccTCAAACCAGTAAAAACTACAGACAACCTactagaaaaatgggcaaagactcAAGCAGGTACTTCATGAACGAGAATGttcaaatgaccaataaacatttaaaaaggcaCTGAACACTAGttatcagggaaattcaaattagaaTGAAAATGTGATGCCACTACACAGTGCAACACACTGGCTAAAATCAAAGACACGGACAATACCAGGTTCTGGTGAGGACGTGGATAAGCAGGAACCCTCCTTCCCTGCTGACGGGAGAATAAACTgggcagccactttgggaaactgCCGGACGGTATTTTCTAAAGCTGAGCATTCGCATCGCCATCCCAGCAGGCTCACCCTTCGGCGTGTGCACAACAGAAACGTGTGCATGTGCTGCTGAGACACACATACGAAAAGGTTCATGGCAGCAGGATTTGTATTAAGTCCGTGTCGACAATATCCTAAATCCCATTAACAGCAGAACGGAGAAATTAACTGTAGTACATTCATACAATGAGATACCCCGCGACCATGAGATTAGACACGCTGCATTACATGGCTTGGGCAAATCTCATACACACAGTCTTAAGGGGAAGAAAGTAGACGTTAAAAGCATGtactgaattgtaccatttataCAGAGTCAGAGTGCCTGGACGTGAGATGAAGGCTGCAGCAGGGGGCTTGTCGGGTTCTGTGTCTTTGTCTGGGTCCTATGGAAACGGATGCTgccactttgtgaaaattcattgagctgcCTGAACTTTCCAGTAAAATACACTTCCAAATTCTTTAAGTTATGTTTCCTCCCTAATCGACTTGACAAATGATTTTTCTGATCCTTCCTAGACTTCATAGATTTCCTACCCTATCATGTCTTCAAACTCCGTCCACAATGTTACCGAGAAATCGGCCTCTGCACCCCGAAAAGCAAATTCAAACTCGGAGGCAGAGTCTTGGGAACAAAGGACAAAGCAGCCTTACTGCTTTGCCCGGCAAAGGGAGTCCCAGCCAGCTcatgccttaaagactgtgagcctgTCTTGGGGTTTGGTATCTTaaggttttataaaaaaaattggatggaacagaaaaggtgataatcAGGGCATTTTACAGGGGCTACGTCCTCTTAACCTCCATGAATCTTAAGGAGGAACTCGGAGGTCTGTCCACtcttctgagattatcagcctattacctccttcctggagcacagcctctGTGTTAAAGTTATTCTCAGTAAAGAATGAATCAGCGAGTAGTTTCGCATCAGGGAAGACAGTTTGCTATGTACACCTTTCACAGCAAGTCACTAAGATCCAAATCATATTTCTGTTCTTCTGAGGACAAGAAAGTATACTTACAAGGACTCTAAAtgctgcaggaggggagggagggctcaCCGCcatctctcctctctgtccctcctcaCTGTTGTGGGACAGAAGGGGGGCGGGTCGGTGGCATGGTGACATGCGGATTGGTAAAAGAATTCCCCAGAGACAAAGTATGACagtagaaaaggagtttattaggggtgCACTGCCATAGCCcacagcgggccacacagacgagaggtgCCCGCATGAGCCCCAAGGGCCAGCTGTTGGGGGCTTTTATAAGGTCGCGTCACAGGGTGAAGGAAGAAGGAATCCAACCCAACTTCTCATTTTATGGACAAAGGACTGAGGTGAAGGGACTTGCTCGAAGTCACAGGTTTATTTTGCTGTGGAGCCAGAAGTGGAACCCAcgtctctgctttcccagtccaGAGAGCTCACCAGGCCAGGAAAGAGGCAGTTTACAATTAGCATAGATTTCTGAGGCAGTAAAAAGACTTCCATCTGGCCCCTCTCTAGGCAGAGGAGGGTCCTGAGACGAATGTTTTGGCAGTTAACCCCCCAGTGGTAAACGATGATGACAAGaccaagcatttattgagcatataatATACACAGACACTTGTGGACATTGTCACCAATTCTCAAAGACATTCTGCAGATGATTGTTATTAAGCCATCACAGCATTTCACatatgagaaaaccaaggcttggGACCTAATTGACTGGATGCAGTCATACAGCCAGGACATGGAGATGCTGAGGTTCAGTGTGGTCCAGTCTGACTACAGAAGCCCTGTCCCTTTCTCCAAAGGAACTGAGTGTCAGAACAGCTCCCATGCAGACACCCAGGACTGGGCACTTCGCTTCCAAGGGGCTCCTGGCCTGAAGAGGAGGTGGCAGGGGAAAGAGCTGCCCCAGTTTGTGACCACACTGTTCTGCCTCTGGGGCGGAGAGAGTGTTCTGGGCAAGTGGAGTGGGGAGTGTGGGGCCGGCCGACGTCCTTCACAGTCCAGCgaccccattcctgggctctcagacgTCTGCCTCTGATCCTTAAAACACAAAGTACTTTTTCTACTGGGCATGTTTCCCCAACAAACAAACAGCCCTAGGTAATGCCAAATCTCACAACAGCTCAGGCTGGCTTGCTTCAGCCCACCTTAccagagtcataaaccccaccacccctcacagaccctaaacctcttacctcacctacagccAGTCAGAGCCTTGTACACAAGCCGGTCAGGCGCCCTGCCACCTGACTTTACAAACGCCTAGGAACCGGCCCTCTGGGCTCAGCAGGcacctctcgtctgtgtggcccgctgtgGTCCATGGCAGTGcacccctaataaactcctttctactcccatactttatctctggtaaattcttttaccaacctgcATGTCACCATGTCAcagcacccccacacacacactgtcccACAACATTAGTAAGCGGAGTCCATGTGATCCGGGCGGCAGAGATGCCCAGAAAATGacagaatggataaatgaaagaacaaacaaatgaaaggtCAGATTTCATAAACCATTTCAGACTGTGGTAATCAGAGAATGTAAAAAGAAGTGACAACTGTGCATTTTAggtgattttgaaaaataaaggtttatttctagtgagcaggagagggaggacaGAAACCCATCATTTTTAGCACTTTGGGACTCCAAAGGTCATAATTTGGCCCTGCCAGAGGCTCCTTGGAGGTAGGAAGCATGGACCTCTAATCCACTGAAGGAAATCAGaatatgtcaccccaaaatatgcttctttgacataaaaattattttgagctgaaggcgaTTAAGAAAcagcaaacaggaaaaaaaaaatccccccttTCTGCCTAAAAGCAGGATATAAATTCCTCTGCTAGAGCTAGAATCTTATCAGACTGGGATGGCACCAGAGGCATCTGCAAACCAAGCTTCCTCCATCAGTTCCCACCCACATATTTACCTTCCCACAGTTTGCTGCCCTTGGAAGCCTAAAGCTGCTTTCCTCTGTCCTGTCATTTCTCTACAAATGTCTTGTTCCTTGTGGAAGATGCTGTGTAAACCGCAGTCCTGCTTTGAGCTCTTTTTTTAGGTTTCTCTCCTCGGATGTGTGCTACGGGCATTAATAAATGGTTTGATTTCCTTttgttcatctgtcttttttttttttttttttttgagtcccaGCTAAAAACATGAGTGGTGGCAGAGTTTTGCTTTTCTTACACCACCAAAAAGTCTCTATACCATGCAGGTGGCGGTGTCCAGGCAGGTGACACAGGACCAGCTCCTGGCTTGAGGCCGCTGGCTCCAGGATCAGCCCAGATAAGCCCGCCTGGGTCTGTCTTCTGATGATTccctggagggagggtgggaattCAAGGGTATGTGGAAGTAGTTAGCCTTCCTGGGATGGGACTTAATTGCTTCCCAAGGTTCCCAGTATCCTCAGGCCAAACACTCACCTCCATGGGCATCCAGCTGCATCAACATGAACACGTGCCCAGGCAAATCAGCGCCCACCTGAACCTCCTTCCACCTGGAGGGGTCATGGGACTGAGGCTCCTTGTCTGGATTCAGGTTCTAGTTGAGACAACCTGCTGGAGCAGTGACTTTCAAACCTGGTGGTATctgaggactttttaaaaaatcaaaaatcaactGATTAAATAAATCTCGAGTGGAGCCcacttggggatttttttttttaagataccagATTCTGTCTGTAAGTTGCAATCAAGGTAGAAAAGCCACTGGGTTTACAATCTAGTGTTTCCCAACTTACCTGATCATAAAAAGCACTTGGTGAACACTTTAGAGACACAGAGCCTCAGGCCTCCCCTATCTGTTTCTATTATAGTAGGATGAAGGAGTTGTCACTGTATCTTTAACAAGCATCCCAAGTGATTCTTTTTTACCCACTGtcttaatttatctatttatttttaattgaagtatagtcagttacaatgtgtcaattgctggtgtacagcacaatttcccagtcacgcacacacatacatatattcgttttcctattcatacatgtatttcatttcatatacatacatatattcatattctttttcattaaaagttatcacaagacattgaatatagttccctgtgctctacaggagaaatttgttttttatctatttttatatatagtggttaacacttgcaaatctcagactcccaaatttatcccttcccaccctctttcccccggtaaccataagactgtttactatgtctgaaagtctgtttctgttttgcagatgagttcattagtgtcttcttttttctttttttaaattccacatatgagtgatatcctatggtacttttcttactctttctggcttacttcacttagaatgatgatctctaggtccatccatgttgctgcaagtggcattattttattcttttttatggcagagaaatattccattgtatatatatatatatatatataccacaacttctttacccagtcatctgtcaatgaacgtTTAGGTTTCTTCCGTGTCTTATGCTCAAGTCAGCCTCCATCAGGGGAGCACTCCTCATTGATGGGTATTGAGTCCCAGAAGCTCACAGAACAATGCCTGTTTCTCCACCAGACTTTGGCAAGGCTAGGACTTCATGCTTGACATGTGGTtgtcattcagcaaatatgtgttaaataaatGACTGACTGACTACTTCACAAATCAAGAAGATTATGGAATGTTCTGAGTCACTGGAGATGAGTCTAATAATAGATGTGCTTCAGACCCTCAGGAGAAGCACGGTCCTGGATATCTCGCATCCATCTGCAGTGCCCTCGTCACTACAGTAGTTGTTTTGCATAGGTAATCACGTTTAATAGCAGCCCTGGCAGCCCATCTTATCATTCCTAACTCACAGGTAAGATAAACAGATTCTTAAGGTCTCAGAGTCAAATGCTGGATTTGCCTCTTTGCCCCACCACCTATTTGCCACATAAACTTGGTCAGATGACAGTCTTTGTGCTTCAGCTTCCATGTCTGTAGAATGGATTTAAGGACCCGTTCCTTGCAGTGATAGTGTGCAGATTAGCGTCAAGTGCATAGAACAAAGTCTAACACTTTGTGGTGCTAATCAAATGGAAGCAATTATTATTAAGAAACTTTCtcaatatcacacacacacacacagccggTAAGGAGCAGAGCTAGAATGTGAACCTGGGACTTCATGTTTCCAAAATCTATAAAGGTCACCCTGCACTCTGGAGGCACTTGCTTTAAGAAGTGGGTCAGTGATGAAGCAGGCATAGCTGAATAAACAAGAGGGGACCAACAACTACAAATAGCAGCCACCCGCGATGGGGTTTTGGACTCTCTGTCCAAGTATGTTTAGTCATGTGGTTATCGCTCTGCCCCTTCAACAGCCCGAGGGGCAATGAGCGATCAGTGAGGGAGCATTTATCTAGGACAGTAGTCTGAACCATCTGAGATTCCATTTTGAAATTCAATaccctcaattaaaaaatatatgtgtgtgtgtgtgtgtgtgtgtctttgatcATCCATACCCAGAAGAACTCTATCTCCAATTGATCAGTTCAGCTGTGTGAGAATGTCAGGACCCAGCTGGGACTCCttcacctccctctcctcctcctcttccttctcctctcctcctcctctctcccctcctcctcttccttctcttcctcctcctccctctcctccttctaaGAGTAGACCAGCATATGGAACCCCCCACTAGTATTGACAAGCAATATGGCAAAGTTGTTAAGGGACTGTATCCCAGCACATCCTAACTTTATGACCTCTTGAGAGAGTTACTTAACAtt carries:
- the LOC135319038 gene encoding small proline-rich protein 4-like — its product is MDSVLLKMEQLVSWLQSGCHAWQEQRRRPPQTAQQQQVKQPCQPPPVKCQETCAPQTKNPCAPKAKKQCPPKGAAIPAQPKCPSAQQAPKSKQK